One stretch of Burkholderiales bacterium DNA includes these proteins:
- a CDS encoding ABC transporter substrate-binding protein: MKRNAFAIAIAAIATAGFSGAVLAQAKEQFVPANFYWVGPYAPGGSGISGGMLDYFKLLNNRDGGINGVKFTWEKCETEYNNARGVECYERSKNKGPTGATL; encoded by the coding sequence ATGAAACGAAACGCGTTTGCGATCGCCATTGCGGCCATCGCAACAGCCGGTTTTTCCGGCGCGGTGCTGGCGCAGGCGAAAGAGCAGTTCGTGCCGGCCAATTTCTACTGGGTCGGTCCGTACGCCCCGGGCGGCTCGGGCATCTCCGGCGGCATGCTCGACTATTTCAAGCTGCTCAACAACCGCGACGGCGGGATCAACGGGGTGAAGTTCACGTGGGAGAAGTGCGAGACGGAGTACAACAATGCGCGCGGCGTCGAGTGCTATGAGCGCTCGAAGAACAAGGGCCCGACCGGCGCGACGCTG
- a CDS encoding branched-chain amino acid ABC transporter permease, whose amino-acid sequence MLYREAGQFKSSYAEDQRIFPIRQDRIAFWTALFVAFVVVPAVANQYWFAAILTPFLIFSLAALGLNILTGYAGQLSLGTAAFMAVGAFMAYNFELRVPGMPILASFAAAGLCAAAVGIVFGLPSLRIKGFYLAVATLACQFFVLWALQRFGWFSNYSASGVITAGKIEILGVEFDTAAEKYLLTLAIVSVMALAAKNLMRSETGRAFMAVRDMDVAASVIGIPIMKTKLLAFAISSFYCGVAGALYAFCYLGTVEPEAFNLDLSFRVLFMIIIGGVGSILGSFLGAAFITLLPIFLNLFFGAVSHLVGVEIPHAWLSNIELIIFGALIVFFLIVEPHGLARLWQIGKEKLRLWPFPH is encoded by the coding sequence GCGGATCTTCCCGATCCGGCAGGACCGGATCGCGTTCTGGACGGCTCTGTTCGTCGCCTTCGTGGTGGTGCCGGCGGTTGCCAACCAGTACTGGTTCGCGGCGATCCTCACGCCGTTTCTCATCTTCTCGCTCGCGGCACTCGGCCTCAATATCCTCACCGGCTACGCCGGGCAGCTCTCGCTCGGCACCGCCGCGTTCATGGCGGTGGGCGCGTTCATGGCCTACAACTTCGAGCTGCGCGTCCCGGGCATGCCGATCCTCGCGTCGTTCGCGGCTGCCGGCCTGTGCGCGGCGGCCGTCGGGATCGTGTTCGGCCTGCCCAGCCTGCGCATCAAGGGCTTCTATCTCGCGGTGGCGACGCTCGCCTGCCAGTTCTTCGTGCTCTGGGCGCTGCAGCGTTTCGGCTGGTTCTCCAACTACAGCGCCTCGGGCGTGATCACCGCCGGGAAAATCGAGATCCTCGGCGTCGAATTCGACACCGCGGCGGAAAAATACCTGCTCACGCTGGCGATCGTGAGCGTGATGGCGCTTGCGGCGAAGAACCTGATGCGATCGGAAACCGGCCGCGCGTTCATGGCGGTGCGCGACATGGACGTCGCCGCGAGCGTGATCGGCATCCCGATCATGAAGACGAAGCTCCTTGCCTTCGCCATCAGCTCGTTCTACTGCGGCGTGGCGGGAGCGCTTTACGCATTCTGCTACCTCGGCACCGTGGAGCCCGAGGCGTTCAACCTCGACCTTTCCTTCCGGGTGCTCTTCATGATCATCATCGGGGGGGTGGGCTCGATCCTGGGATCGTTCCTCGGGGCCGCCTTCATCACCCTGCTGCCCATCTTCCTCAACCTCTTCTTCGGCGCGGTCTCGCACCTGGTCGGGGTCGAGATCCCGCATGCGTGGCTCTCCAACATCGAGCTGATCATCTTCGGGGCGCTGATCGTCTTCTTCCTCATCGTCGAACCCCACGGCCTTGCCCGCCTGTGGCAGATCGGCAAGGAAAAGCTGCGGCTCTGGCCCTTCCCCCACTGA